The Populus alba chromosome 4, ASM523922v2, whole genome shotgun sequence genome contains a region encoding:
- the LOC118037396 gene encoding large ribosomal subunit protein bL34c — MASHQLHSLFTGSRTRSNFSMNVATNSTTRSGLLHCSLFSSSSLSLPSFFSGLSLGLDLNSNVGVRRDIGRGPVVRTGKAALCQTKRNRSRKSLARTHGFRRRRSTTSGRAVLKRRRAKGRKVLCTKSNPNSGKAA; from the exons ATGGCAAGCCATCAGCTTCACTCTCTTTTCACTGGTTCAAGAACGAGAAGCAATTTTTCAATGAATGTGGCCACCAACTCCACTACTCGATCAGGGCTGCTTCACTGCTcccttttctcttcctcttctctctctttaccTTCTTTCTTCTCAG GTTTATCTTTGGGATTGGATTTGAATTCTAACGTTGGAGTAAGAAGGGATATAGGTCGTGGTCCAGTGGTAAGAACTGGAAAGGCTGCACTTTGTCAAACCAAGAGAAACAGGTCTAGAAAGTCCCTGGCTCGGACTCACGGCTTCCGTCGAAGAAGGAGCACCACTAGTGGAAGGGCAGTATTGAAGCGTCGACGTGCCAAGGGAAGGAAGGTCCTTTGCACCAAGTCCAATCCCAACAGTGGGAAAGCTGCTTAA
- the LOC118037395 gene encoding phenylalanine N-monooxygenase CYP79D16, with product MEFGQKWVDIRVAFEFRVIPLEHVCFRYLFYITCPNIACEFLKEQDDVFSSRPETISSYLASNGYLATVVSPFGDQWKKMKSVMATQVLPPTRHQWLHKKRVEEGDNLVRLVYKQCQESDQDGIVNLRFTSQHYCANVIRKLMFNKRYFGVGMEDGGPGFEEEQHVDALFTILSHLFSFCVSDFLSFLTWLDLDGHEKVMKEKDRIIKKYHDPIIDDRIQQWRDGKKKGIEDLLDVLITLKDDNGNPFLSKDEIRAQVEDIILAAVDNPSNACEWAFAEMLNNPKILETAVEELDRVVGKQRLVQESEFAQLNYVKACAREAFRLHPVAPFNVPHVSMADTVVANHFIPKGSYVILSRLGLGRNPKIWDEPLEFKPERHLTGTGNVVLAENGLRFISFSTGKRGCMAVTLGSSMTNMLFARLLHGFSWSLPSNESSIDLSTAKDSMALAKPLLAVAKPRLPAHLYPK from the exons ATGGAATTTGGCCAAAAATGGGTGGACATCAGGG ttgcctttgaatttcgggtgatccctcttgagcatgtatgcttccgctacttgttctacatcacttgTCCTAATATTGCTTGTGAATTCTTGAAAGAACAAGATGATGTATTTTCATCTAGACCCGAAACCATATCATCTTATCTCGCATCAAATGGGTACCTAGCAACAGTTGTATCACCATTTGGAGATCAGTGGAAGAAAATGAAGTCAGTCATGGCAACACAAGTGCTTCCTCCTACGAGGCATCAATGGCTTCacaaaaaaagagttgaagaaGGTGATAACCTTGTTCGTCTTGTTTATAAACAATGTCAGGAATCTGATCAAGATGGCATAGTGAATTTGCGATTCACATCACAGCATTATTGTGCAAATGTTATTAGGAAGCTGATGTTCAACAAAAGATATTTTGGAGTGGGAATGGAGGATGGTGGACCTGGTTTTGAAGAGGAGCAGCATGTGGATGCACTCTTCACTATCCTCagtcatttattttcattttgtgtcTCAgattttttgtcattcttgacATGGCTTGACCTAGATGGTCATGAGAAGGTGATGAAGGAGAAAGATAGGATCATCAAAAAGTATCACGACCCCATAATTGACGACAGGATTCAGCAATGGAGGGATGGCAAGAAGAAAGGCATTGAGGACTTGCTTGATGTTTTAATAACCTTAAAGGATGACAATGGAAATCCCTTCTTGTCAAAGGATGAGATAAGAGCTCAAGTGGAA GACATAATCTTAGCAGCAGTGGACAATCCATCAAATGCTTGTGAATGGGCATTTGCAGAGATGTTAAACAACCCTAAGATACTCGAAACAGCTGTTGAAGAACTGGATAGAGTGGTTGGGAAGCAACGACTGGTCCAAGAATCAGAATTTGCACAGCTCAATTACGTCAAGGCCTGCGCTAGAGAAGCCTTCCGGCTGCACCCTGTTGCACCATTTAACGTTCCTCACGTATCCATGGCTGATACAGTAGTTGCCAACCACTTCATCCCGAAAGGTAGTTATGTTATTCTTAGCAGATTAGGGCTCGGTCGAAACCCTAAGATTTGGGACGAGCCACTAGAATTCAAACCAGAGCGTCATCTCACAGGAACAGGAAATGTTGTGTTGGCTGAGAATGGATTGAGATTCATTTCATTTAGCACAGGAAAGCGTGGGTGCATGGCTGTGACTCTTGGGAGTTCGATGACGAACATGCTATTTGCTAGGCTTCTTCATGGTTTTAGTTGGAGTTTGCCATCAAATGAGTCCAGCATTGACCTTTCCACCGCAAAAGATAGCATGGCTCTCGCTAAACCACTGCTTGCTGTTGCGAAACCACGCTTGCCTGCACATTTGTACcctaaataa